In Thiovibrio frasassiensis, one DNA window encodes the following:
- a CDS encoding YSC84-related protein, translating into MNRILLGFCALLLLSNMTGCATTTGTTAPDKRKAILSMRDEVLTDLYKIHPQAKSEVAKAPGYAVFNNADINIIFISFGGGHGVVTDSKAGKPVFMKMGEAGVGLGLGVKDFRAVFIFHDRATLTKFINSGWEFGGHADAAAKASDKGAAVGGEALLDGITIYQLTQSGLALQATVKGTKYWQDEELN; encoded by the coding sequence ATGAACCGGATACTCCTCGGCTTTTGCGCTCTGCTTCTCCTGAGCAACATGACTGGTTGCGCCACAACCACTGGGACAACCGCTCCGGATAAACGCAAGGCCATTCTCTCCATGCGGGACGAGGTGCTGACCGATCTTTACAAGATTCACCCCCAGGCAAAATCCGAGGTTGCCAAAGCCCCGGGTTATGCGGTGTTCAACAATGCCGACATCAACATAATCTTCATCAGTTTCGGGGGCGGGCATGGGGTGGTCACCGACAGCAAAGCGGGCAAACCTGTCTTCATGAAGATGGGGGAAGCCGGGGTGGGATTGGGCCTTGGCGTCAAGGATTTTCGGGCGGTCTTTATCTTCCATGACCGGGCAACCCTGACAAAATTCATTAACAGCGGGTGGGAATTCGGGGGGCATGCCGATGCCGCGGCCAAAGCCAGCGACAAAGGCGCGGCTGTGGGGGGCGAGGCGTTGCTCGACGGCATAACCATCTATCAGTTGACCCAAAGCGGACTTGCGCTTCAGGCCACGGTCAAAGGCACCAAATACTGGCAGGATGAGGAATTGAATTAA
- a CDS encoding nitroreductase family protein, which yields MPSPILIAMKQRRSIRDFTEQTVESAQLHEIIQAGVWAPSGLNNQPWRFVIVRDASIRARLAEQTHYGHIVLAAPALIVVYLEKEAMYDTLKDAQSAGACIQNMLLAAEALGLGGVWLGQILKNRENVARILDLNENLELMAVIAIGYPNRRDQQSQRKPLAEFIVKEL from the coding sequence ATGCCTTCACCGATTCTTATCGCCATGAAACAGCGGCGCAGTATCCGGGATTTCACCGAGCAGACGGTGGAGAGCGCCCAACTGCACGAAATTATCCAGGCCGGGGTATGGGCTCCTTCCGGGCTGAACAATCAGCCCTGGCGTTTTGTCATTGTGCGGGATGCATCAATCCGCGCCCGCTTGGCCGAACAGACCCATTATGGCCATATTGTCCTCGCCGCCCCCGCCCTGATCGTCGTATATCTTGAGAAAGAAGCCATGTACGATACGTTGAAAGACGCGCAATCAGCCGGGGCCTGCATCCAGAACATGCTCCTGGCCGCCGAGGCCCTTGGCCTGGGCGGGGTCTGGCTCGGACAGATCCTGAAAAACAGGGAAAACGTCGCCCGGATTCTGGATCTGAACGAAAACCTTGAACTGATGGCGGTCATCGCCATCGGATACCCGAACCGACGCGACCAGCAATCACAGAGAAAACCCTTGGCGGAATTCATCGTTAAAGAGTTATAA
- a CDS encoding TatD family hydrolase: protein MEKNIRKKEIALPVLGDGAVLIDTHCHLDMSAYQEDYAPLLLRARDAGVSRIISVGIDLESSRRAIALAEQDDGIYATVGVHPHNVGELSDADYLELVDLCRHPKVVAYGEIGLDYVKNYAPVSLQKEHFARQVALAKELHLPLVVHDREAHEDIMELLEMAGPFPAGGVMHCFSGDAAFARRVLALGFYISIPGVVTFAKAEMLQEAVREIPLSSLVLETDGPFLAPAPYRGKRNEPRLLLFTAQKVAALKNLSLAEVARETTRNGVRLFALEGR, encoded by the coding sequence ATGGAAAAAAATATCCGAAAAAAAGAGATTGCCCTGCCGGTCTTAGGCGACGGGGCAGTGCTGATCGACACCCACTGTCACCTCGATATGTCGGCCTACCAGGAGGACTATGCGCCGTTGCTGCTTCGGGCCAGGGATGCGGGGGTTAGCCGGATCATCAGCGTGGGTATTGATCTGGAAAGCTCGCGCCGAGCCATTGCCTTGGCCGAACAGGACGATGGGATCTATGCCACGGTGGGGGTGCATCCCCATAATGTTGGAGAACTCAGCGATGCCGATTATCTCGAGTTGGTGGACCTCTGCCGTCACCCAAAGGTTGTGGCTTATGGGGAGATCGGCCTTGATTATGTGAAAAATTATGCTCCTGTTTCGTTGCAAAAGGAGCATTTTGCCAGGCAGGTTGCCCTTGCCAAGGAATTGCACCTTCCCTTGGTGGTGCACGACCGGGAGGCCCATGAGGATATCATGGAACTGCTGGAGATGGCCGGGCCGTTTCCTGCCGGCGGCGTGATGCACTGTTTCTCCGGGGATGCTGCCTTCGCCAGGCGGGTTCTTGCCCTGGGGTTTTATATTTCCATCCCCGGGGTCGTGACCTTTGCCAAGGCCGAGATGCTCCAGGAAGCGGTGCGCGAGATCCCGCTCAGTTCGCTGGTGCTTGAGACAGACGGACCATTTCTTGCCCCGGCACCCTATCGCGGGAAACGGAACGAGCCGCGTTTGCTGCTCTTTACTGCCCAGAAGGTTGCTGCATTGAAAAATCTTTCCCTTGCGGAGGTGGCCAGAGAGACCACCCGCAATGGGGTGCGGCTTTTCGCTCTTGAGGGACGGTGA
- a CDS encoding YggS family pyridoxal phosphate-dependent enzyme — MMGTVAENIESIRRRIRAAAERGGRDPEAVRLVAVSKYQPLEAIREAMASGQVVFGENYLQEAEAKIAALGPGLVWHCIGHLQSNKARTAAEIFDCVETIDRLKLAKALESRLAELGKSMPVLVQVNVGGEAQKAGVAPEEAGRLCRDLQQFPHLLLQGLMTMPPFVQEPEENRGCFRQLRLLGEALAAQGLLGQHGPVQLSMGMSGDFEVAIEEGATLVRVGTALFGEREQAV; from the coding sequence ATGATGGGAACGGTGGCAGAGAATATCGAGAGTATTCGGCGCAGGATTCGCGCTGCGGCGGAACGGGGTGGGCGGGATCCTGAAGCGGTGCGGCTGGTTGCGGTCAGCAAATATCAACCGCTTGAGGCAATCCGGGAGGCGATGGCGAGTGGGCAGGTGGTTTTTGGTGAGAACTATCTGCAGGAGGCCGAGGCCAAGATTGCCGCTCTTGGCCCGGGGCTGGTCTGGCATTGCATCGGGCATCTGCAGAGCAACAAGGCCCGGACCGCTGCGGAGATCTTTGACTGTGTCGAAACCATCGACCGGCTCAAGCTTGCCAAAGCGCTGGAAAGCAGGCTCGCCGAGTTGGGTAAGAGTATGCCGGTTCTGGTTCAGGTCAACGTGGGTGGAGAGGCGCAGAAAGCCGGGGTTGCTCCGGAGGAGGCCGGGCGGCTGTGCCGCGATTTGCAACAGTTTCCGCACCTGCTTCTGCAAGGGCTCATGACCATGCCGCCCTTTGTCCAAGAGCCGGAGGAGAATCGAGGCTGTTTCCGGCAGCTCCGTTTGCTGGGGGAGGCGCTTGCAGCCCAAGGGCTCCTAGGCCAGCATGGCCCAGTGCAACTCTCCATGGGAATGTCCGGTGATTTTGAGGTGGCCATCGAGGAAGGCGCCACCCTGGTGCGGGTGGGCACGGCGCTGTTCGGCGAGCGTGAGCAGGCGGTTTAG